In Sebaldella termitidis ATCC 33386, one DNA window encodes the following:
- a CDS encoding NUDIX hydrolase, with product MEEFRFLKPRKMKHPTTGIDLEYLDKSNAVCIALFNEEKDKILLVEQYRPGNKGLMLEVPAGLIDSGEDPKTAVLREMREETGYSEEDIADFRGLDEGLYASPGYTTEKLYFFSARLKDNNIKPKELNLDHGEDLENEWVDVKDILKKSGDLKTILAVSLFKD from the coding sequence ATGGAGGAATTTAGATTTTTAAAACCAAGAAAAATGAAGCATCCGACTACAGGAATAGATCTGGAATATCTGGATAAATCAAATGCAGTATGTATAGCTTTATTTAATGAAGAAAAAGACAAAATTTTACTTGTAGAACAATATAGACCGGGAAATAAAGGGCTTATGCTGGAAGTACCGGCAGGACTTATAGACAGCGGAGAAGATCCAAAAACAGCAGTTTTGAGAGAGATGAGAGAAGAAACAGGCTACTCTGAAGAGGATATAGCTGATTTCAGAGGTCTTGACGAGGGGCTTTATGCTTCACCGGGATATACAACAGAAAAGCTTTACTTTTTTTCTGCAAGACTAAAAGATAATAATATAAAACCAAAAGAACTGAATCTTGACCATGGTGAAGATCTGGAAAATGAGTGGGTGGATGTAAAAGATATATTAAAGAAATCTGGTGATTTGAAGACTATTCTGGCTGTCTCCCTTTTTAAAGATTGA
- the mgtE gene encoding magnesium transporter yields the protein MDENEEVVEEITEEIVKIRTKHELENYLKENHFIDIAESFEELDDSELKRILSLMSDENKAKVIEQADEELQEKILELFSDEEIIQIFSHMSPDDITDILGYIEFQKRKSILDNMKRSEANKLRELLGYEEDSAGGIMTTRYIAFKEELLIKDIMAKIKIIAPKTEVIEKIFVLNNKRELVGEADLRDILISPDDMQLKEIKNENIISVHPDVDQEDVARTVSKYDLKVIPVVSRRNQLLGIITIDDIIDVILEEGTEDILKLGGVSEEENINSKLLISIRKRLPWLVVNLGTAFLASFVVGSFQGTISRAVILATAMPIVAGMGGNAGTQSLTVTIRGIALGELSMVDNSKMVLKQIFVGFINGAVLGSITGFIMFLVNKNVFLGLIIFLAMIGNLTIACLTGFLIPVTLKRLKIDPALASAVLLTTFTDVCGFFLFLGLAQIFIQKLI from the coding sequence ATGGATGAAAATGAAGAAGTTGTTGAGGAAATAACAGAAGAAATAGTGAAAATACGGACTAAACACGAGCTGGAAAATTATCTGAAAGAAAATCACTTTATAGATATAGCAGAGAGCTTTGAAGAGCTGGATGACAGCGAGCTAAAAAGAATACTAAGCTTAATGAGTGATGAGAATAAAGCCAAAGTAATAGAACAGGCGGATGAAGAGCTTCAGGAAAAAATACTGGAATTATTTTCTGATGAAGAAATAATACAGATTTTTTCACATATGTCACCTGATGATATTACAGATATATTAGGGTATATAGAATTTCAAAAGAGAAAATCGATACTTGATAATATGAAAAGATCAGAAGCCAATAAGCTTCGTGAACTGCTGGGATATGAGGAAGACAGTGCCGGAGGGATAATGACGACAAGATACATTGCCTTCAAAGAAGAGCTTCTGATAAAAGATATTATGGCTAAAATAAAAATAATCGCCCCAAAAACCGAGGTAATAGAAAAGATTTTTGTACTGAATAATAAGCGTGAGCTTGTAGGTGAAGCTGATCTGAGGGATATACTGATTTCTCCCGATGATATGCAGCTGAAGGAAATAAAAAATGAAAATATTATTTCCGTTCATCCTGATGTGGATCAGGAGGATGTTGCCAGAACAGTTTCTAAGTATGACTTGAAGGTTATACCTGTGGTGAGCCGGCGTAATCAGCTGCTGGGGATAATAACAATAGATGATATTATTGATGTAATTCTGGAGGAGGGAACTGAGGATATTCTGAAATTAGGAGGAGTTTCCGAAGAGGAAAATATAAATTCAAAGCTTCTGATTTCTATAAGAAAGAGACTGCCATGGCTGGTAGTGAATCTTGGTACTGCTTTTCTCGCATCATTTGTAGTGGGATCGTTTCAGGGAACCATTTCCAGAGCTGTAATTCTCGCTACTGCAATGCCTATTGTAGCAGGTATGGGAGGAAATGCCGGCACACAGTCGCTGACTGTTACTATAAGAGGGATAGCGCTTGGCGAGCTGAGCATGGTAGATAACAGCAAAATGGTATTAAAGCAGATATTCGTAGGATTTATAAATGGTGCAGTTCTGGGATCCATAACAGGCTTTATCATGTTTTTGGTAAACAAAAATGTATTTTTAGGGCTTATAATTTTTCTTGCAATGATAGGCAATCTCACGATAGCCTGTCTGACCGGTTTTTTGATTCCTGTAACATTAAAGCGTTTGAAAATAGATCCGGCTCTGGCATCAGCAGTTCTGCTTACTACATTTACAGATGTCTGCGGCTTCTTTCTGTTTTTGGGACTGGCACAGATATTTATTCAAAAGCTTATTTAG
- a CDS encoding M48 family metallopeptidase, which yields MKKEIILGYEVERKKIKNINLRIYPDRRIYISAPLNLHTDYIENFIRSKKGWIDEVQKRLDNLPKSTELQYVTGEKLSYLGRLYELEVNNGNENRIYFNNEKFIMIIKEDIHELKKKIVEKWYFEKAKVLFPKIMDKYLNLLGERTEHLSIKKMKTRWGSCNHRKKYINLNLELVKKPIPCIEYVVLHEIAHLRHPNHSRDFYHHIEKYMPDYRQREKLLKEYRIY from the coding sequence ATGAAAAAAGAAATAATACTCGGATATGAAGTAGAGAGAAAGAAAATAAAAAATATAAATTTACGGATTTATCCTGACAGGAGAATTTACATATCAGCACCGTTGAATCTTCATACTGACTATATAGAAAATTTTATAAGATCAAAAAAAGGATGGATTGACGAAGTTCAGAAAAGGCTTGATAATCTTCCTAAAAGTACAGAGCTGCAGTATGTAACAGGAGAAAAGCTGAGTTATCTCGGGAGGCTCTATGAGCTCGAGGTAAATAACGGGAATGAGAACAGGATTTATTTTAATAATGAAAAATTTATAATGATTATAAAAGAAGATATACATGAATTAAAGAAAAAAATAGTGGAAAAATGGTATTTTGAGAAGGCGAAAGTCCTGTTTCCGAAGATTATGGACAAATATTTGAATCTACTGGGGGAGAGAACAGAGCATCTTTCAATAAAAAAAATGAAAACAAGATGGGGTTCGTGCAATCACAGAAAAAAATATATAAACCTTAATCTAGAACTGGTAAAAAAACCAATACCCTGTATAGAATACGTAGTTCTCCATGAAATAGCACATTTGAGACACCCTAATCACAGCAGGGATTTTTATCATCATATAGAAAAATACATGCCTGACTACAGGCAGAGAGAAAAACTTCTGAAGGAGTACAGAATATATTAA
- a CDS encoding peptidylprolyl isomerase, whose translation MSGITAVIKTNKGTMNLVLFPEKAPVTVASFVNLAKHGYYNGLKFHRVIEDFMAQGGDPTGTGSGGPGYKFEDEVYNGLDFSEPGKLAMANAGPGTNGSQFFITTVQTTWLNNKHTIFGELKSEEDMNILKSITQGDIIEQITISGDGTEKLLEEKKARIEEWNKILGY comes from the coding sequence ATGTCTGGTATTACAGCAGTAATAAAAACTAATAAGGGAACTATGAATCTGGTGCTGTTTCCTGAAAAGGCACCTGTAACAGTTGCCAGCTTTGTGAATCTGGCAAAACACGGTTATTATAACGGGTTAAAATTTCACAGGGTAATAGAGGACTTTATGGCACAGGGAGGAGACCCTACAGGAACAGGTTCGGGAGGACCCGGATATAAATTTGAGGATGAGGTATATAACGGACTGGACTTTTCCGAGCCCGGGAAACTGGCTATGGCTAATGCAGGACCCGGAACAAACGGCAGTCAGTTCTTTATAACAACTGTGCAGACAACATGGCTGAACAATAAGCATACTATCTTCGGAGAATTAAAATCAGAGGAAGATATGAATATCCTAAAATCAATCACACAGGGAGATATAATAGAACAGATTACTATAAGCGGAGACGGTACGGAAAAGCTTCTTGAAGAAAAGAAAGCAAGAATAGAGGAATGGAATAAAATACTCGGATATTAA
- the ylxM gene encoding YlxM family DNA-binding protein: MDKLADFLKYSNLFFYYKNLFSKKQKIYLELYFEEDYSFSEIAEEYGVTRQAVFDNIKRGMKQLDDYENKLNIYKRDLDLKDRLLELRSSFTSEELERIITELGFDEEE, from the coding sequence ATGGATAAATTAGCCGATTTTTTAAAGTATTCAAATTTATTTTTTTATTATAAAAATTTATTTAGCAAAAAACAGAAGATATATCTGGAGCTGTATTTTGAAGAGGATTATTCCTTCAGTGAAATAGCCGAGGAATACGGAGTTACCAGACAGGCCGTTTTTGATAATATAAAACGGGGCATGAAGCAGCTGGATGATTATGAAAATAAATTAAACATATACAAAAGAGATCTGGATCTGAAAGACAGACTTCTGGAACTGAGGAGCAGCTTTACCAGTGAAGAACTCGAAAGAATAATAACAGAGCTCGGATTTGACGAGGAAGAATAG
- the ffh gene encoding signal recognition particle protein, whose product MFNSLGDRFQDIFKKVSGQGRLTESNIKDALREVRLALLEADVNYGVAKNFVAKIRDKAVGEEVIKGVNPAQQFVKIVNDELVEVLGGTNVTIAKSAKPPTVVMLTGLQGAGKTTFSAKLGKYLKKKGEKPFLIGADVYRPAAKKQIKVLGEQTGISAFTIDESTNVLEICKAGMEKAKEENATYVIFDTAGRLHIDEQLMNELKEIKENFHPDEILLVVDGMTGQDAVNVAKTFNEDLDISGVVLTKLDGDTRGGAALSIKEVSGKPIKFISDGEKLDDVSAFHPDRLASRILGMGDVVSLVEKAQEVIDEDEAKKMEEKFRKNQFDFEDFLKQFKMIKKMGSLGNIMKLIPGVDTSAIDMAMAEKEMKKVEAIIYSMTVQERRDPKLLKNGGRKKRIAGGSGTEVTEVNKLIKQYEQMKQVMKMFNSGGFPGMPGGFRGKKR is encoded by the coding sequence ATGTTTAATAGTTTAGGAGACAGATTTCAGGACATCTTCAAGAAAGTAAGCGGTCAGGGGAGACTGACAGAAAGCAATATAAAAGATGCTTTAAGAGAGGTAAGACTGGCGCTGCTTGAAGCAGATGTCAATTATGGCGTGGCTAAGAATTTTGTAGCCAAAATAAGAGATAAGGCTGTGGGTGAAGAAGTAATTAAAGGTGTCAATCCTGCCCAGCAGTTTGTAAAAATAGTAAATGACGAGCTTGTGGAAGTACTCGGCGGAACTAATGTAACTATAGCAAAATCAGCAAAGCCGCCCACAGTAGTAATGCTTACAGGATTACAGGGAGCAGGAAAGACTACTTTTTCTGCGAAGCTTGGTAAATATCTTAAGAAAAAGGGAGAAAAGCCTTTTTTAATAGGTGCTGATGTTTACAGACCGGCAGCAAAGAAGCAGATAAAAGTTCTCGGGGAACAGACTGGAATTTCTGCTTTTACAATAGATGAGAGTACAAATGTACTGGAAATATGCAAAGCCGGAATGGAAAAGGCTAAGGAAGAAAATGCTACCTATGTAATATTTGATACGGCAGGAAGACTTCACATAGACGAACAGCTTATGAATGAACTGAAAGAAATAAAAGAAAATTTTCATCCTGACGAGATACTTCTGGTGGTAGACGGAATGACCGGACAGGATGCAGTAAATGTAGCGAAAACATTTAATGAGGATCTGGATATAAGCGGAGTGGTACTTACTAAGCTGGACGGAGATACAAGAGGCGGAGCTGCTCTGTCTATAAAAGAGGTTTCCGGAAAGCCGATAAAATTTATCAGTGACGGGGAAAAGCTTGATGATGTATCGGCCTTTCATCCGGACAGACTGGCATCAAGAATTCTTGGGATGGGTGATGTAGTTTCGCTGGTAGAAAAAGCTCAGGAAGTAATTGATGAAGATGAAGCAAAGAAAATGGAAGAAAAGTTTCGTAAAAATCAGTTTGATTTTGAAGATTTTCTGAAGCAGTTTAAGATGATAAAAAAGATGGGTTCTCTGGGAAATATTATGAAGCTTATACCTGGCGTGGATACAAGTGCAATAGATATGGCAATGGCTGAAAAAGAAATGAAAAAGGTAGAGGCAATAATATACTCCATGACAGTACAGGAAAGAAGAGATCCGAAGCTTCTTAAGAACGGCGGCAGAAAAAAGAGAATTGCCGGCGGAAGCGGTACAGAAGTAACAGAAGTAAATAAACTGATAAAACAGTACGAGCAGATGAAGCAAGTAATGAAAATGTTTAACAGCGGAGGATTTCCGGGAATGCCGGGAGGATTCAGAGGTAAAAAGAGATAA
- the rpsP gene encoding 30S ribosomal protein S16, with protein sequence MVKLRLTRLGRRKKPVYRIAAMEELSQRDGKAIAYLGTYNPLVEEGKQIDIKEEEVLRFLQNGAQPTRTVKSILTKEGIWEKFQATKKK encoded by the coding sequence ATGGTAAAATTAAGATTAACAAGATTAGGGAGAAGAAAAAAGCCTGTATATAGAATTGCAGCTATGGAAGAATTAAGCCAAAGAGACGGTAAAGCTATAGCTTACTTAGGAACTTACAATCCGCTTGTTGAAGAAGGAAAACAAATAGACATCAAAGAAGAGGAAGTTTTAAGATTCTTACAAAACGGAGCACAGCCAACAAGAACTGTAAAGAGTATCCTTACTAAAGAAGGTATATGGGAAAAATTTCAAGCAACAAAAAAGAAATAA
- a CDS encoding class I SAM-dependent methyltransferase → MGIKELMLDTESERGRWVYTKILKLLDSPNRKIFDNPEKLIKASGIMEGQTVLEIGCGSGYFTAEISKILGSSGKLYSTDIHPAAIEETRKKVNSLGLKNVAVTMDNALNSSFEDSFFDVVLLYGVVPSPVIPMEDISDEIFRLLKSGGIYAIWTKMPFWKPKTVQYNKQFKNMVKNNGVFRLYKK, encoded by the coding sequence ATGGGTATTAAAGAGTTAATGCTTGATACTGAATCAGAAAGAGGCAGATGGGTTTATACCAAAATTTTAAAATTATTAGACAGCCCGAACAGAAAAATATTTGATAATCCGGAAAAACTGATAAAAGCCTCTGGGATAATGGAAGGACAGACTGTTCTTGAAATCGGATGCGGTTCCGGTTATTTTACTGCCGAAATATCAAAAATACTCGGCAGCAGCGGAAAACTATATTCTACAGACATACATCCAGCAGCTATAGAAGAAACCCGAAAAAAGGTTAACAGTCTGGGACTGAAAAATGTTGCTGTAACAATGGATAATGCCCTGAATTCTTCATTTGAAGATTCATTTTTTGATGTGGTTCTTTTATATGGTGTTGTTCCGTCTCCGGTTATCCCTATGGAAGATATTTCAGATGAGATTTTCAGGCTGTTAAAATCCGGAGGAATTTATGCAATCTGGACAAAAATGCCATTTTGGAAACCAAAAACCGTACAGTATAATAAACAGTTCAAAAATATGGTAAAAAATAACGGAGTTTTTCGTTTATACAAAAAATAG